A genome region from Myroides fluvii includes the following:
- a CDS encoding adenylosuccinate synthase — translation MAVDLLLGLQWGDEGKGKIVDVLTSKYDIIARFQGGPNAGHTLEFDGIKHVLRTIPSGIFHKNSINIIGNGVVIDPVVFMKEIEGLAQFNIDFVNRLLISRKAHLILPTHRLLDAASEAAKGKAKIGSTLKGIGPTYMDKTGRNGLRVGDIELEDFEQRYRALADKHESMIQFHDVDMQYNLAELEEEFFQAVKELRKLTFIDSEEYLNRALKEGKTILAEGAQGSLLDIDFGTYPFVTSSNTTAAGACTGLGIAPNRVQEVFGIFKAYTTRVGSGPFPTELHDEVGATMASVGREFGSVTGRARRCGWLDLVALKYAVEVNGVTELYMMKADVLSGFETLKVCTKYTYKGETIDYLPYNIEPENVEPIYEEMKGWNADLTGMTSYDQLPSELKAYIQFIENYLEVPVKVVSVGPDRKQTILK, via the coding sequence ATGGCAGTAGATTTACTACTTGGCTTGCAGTGGGGTGATGAAGGTAAGGGGAAAATTGTGGATGTCCTTACTTCAAAATACGACATTATTGCACGCTTTCAAGGTGGACCAAATGCTGGGCACACCTTAGAATTTGACGGAATTAAACACGTTCTTCGCACGATTCCTTCTGGTATTTTTCATAAAAACTCAATCAATATCATCGGAAACGGTGTGGTAATTGACCCTGTTGTTTTCATGAAAGAAATTGAAGGTTTAGCACAATTCAACATCGATTTTGTTAATCGTTTATTGATTTCGAGAAAAGCGCATTTAATTCTTCCTACGCACCGTTTACTTGATGCGGCTTCTGAGGCTGCAAAAGGAAAAGCAAAAATCGGTTCTACATTAAAGGGGATCGGTCCTACCTATATGGATAAAACAGGTAGAAATGGTCTTCGTGTTGGTGATATTGAATTAGAGGATTTCGAACAAAGATATCGTGCTTTAGCAGACAAACATGAATCAATGATTCAATTCCACGACGTGGATATGCAATATAACCTAGCTGAATTAGAAGAAGAATTCTTCCAAGCAGTTAAAGAATTGAGAAAATTAACTTTCATCGATAGCGAGGAGTATTTAAACCGCGCATTGAAAGAAGGAAAAACAATCTTAGCTGAAGGGGCACAAGGATCGTTATTGGATATTGACTTTGGTACGTATCCATTCGTTACATCTTCTAACACTACAGCTGCAGGTGCTTGTACTGGTTTAGGAATTGCTCCAAACCGCGTACAAGAAGTATTTGGTATCTTCAAAGCGTATACAACACGCGTTGGAAGTGGACCATTCCCTACAGAATTACACGATGAGGTTGGAGCTACTATGGCTTCAGTAGGTAGAGAATTTGGTTCCGTTACCGGTCGTGCAAGAAGATGTGGATGGTTAGACTTAGTTGCGTTAAAATACGCAGTAGAAGTTAACGGTGTTACTGAACTTTACATGATGAAAGCAGACGTATTATCTGGTTTTGAAACATTAAAAGTATGTACAAAATACACGTACAAAGGAGAAACAATCGACTACCTTCCATACAACATCGAACCTGAAAACGTAGAGCCAATCTACGAGGAAATGAAAGGTTGGAATGCAGATTTAACAGGGATGACGTCTTATGACCAACTACCGTCAGAACTAAAAGCGTATATTCAATTCATTGAAAACTACCTTGAGGTTCCTGTAAAAGTTGTTTCTGTAGGTCCTGATAGAAAACAAACTATTTTAAAATAA
- the bshB1 gene encoding bacillithiol biosynthesis deacetylase BshB1: protein MKVDILAFGAHPDDVELGCGATLAKEIHGGKKVGIVDLTRGELGTRGSAEIRAQEAAAAAQVLGVSVRENLEFRDGFFVNDEAHQLEVIKMIRKYKPEIVLCNAIDDRHIDHSKGSKLVSDACFLAGLRRIETTVEGVEQEAWRPKVVYHYIQWKNIEPDFVVDVTGFINQKMEAVLAYGTQFYDVNSKEPSTPITSKNFLDSIVYRAQDLGRLINKEHAEGFTVERYLAVNCLGDLV from the coding sequence ATGAAAGTAGATATATTAGCCTTTGGTGCTCATCCAGATGATGTAGAATTGGGATGTGGCGCTACCTTGGCAAAAGAAATTCACGGAGGAAAGAAAGTCGGCATTGTCGATTTAACACGTGGTGAATTGGGAACAAGAGGAAGTGCGGAAATTCGCGCACAAGAAGCGGCGGCAGCTGCACAAGTTCTAGGCGTAAGTGTACGAGAAAATTTGGAGTTTCGCGACGGATTTTTTGTCAATGATGAAGCGCACCAGTTAGAAGTGATTAAAATGATTCGCAAGTATAAGCCGGAAATCGTATTGTGCAATGCGATTGACGATCGCCATATCGATCACAGTAAAGGGAGTAAATTGGTCTCAGATGCTTGCTTTTTGGCAGGTTTGAGACGCATTGAAACAACAGTAGAAGGAGTAGAACAAGAAGCGTGGAGACCAAAAGTAGTTTATCACTACATTCAATGGAAAAATATTGAACCCGATTTTGTAGTCGATGTAACAGGATTCATCAACCAGAAAATGGAAGCTGTTTTGGCTTATGGTACTCAATTTTACGATGTAAACTCCAAAGAGCCCTCTACGCCAATTACTTCCAAAAATTTCTTGGATAGTATCGTATATCGCGCACAAGACCTAGGACGTTTAATTAACAAAGAACACGCAGAAGGATTTACAGTAGAAAGATATTTGGCTGTCAATTGTTTAGGTGATTTAGTGTAA
- a CDS encoding chorismate-binding protein, protein MRLYETWAQQIVADKPFVLYRKPGQAKVVGLFQQDTTLHQVEHFTESGFILAPFYEGIRFYIPLAHAEKIEEEIAVEAVDFLTFDLDYEAQPAKVNFEDLVSRCIEAIKQGQFSKVVPARKEKVAVEVKNIQALFSKLLMAYPEAFCSVVYHPQIGLWMGATPETLVELTDNKVHTMALAGTQVNHGKDEVHWGEKEKEEQRYVTAFIVEKLKPLTQHIQVSEPFTKRAAKVMHICTSIEAELKEVDLKTVVEALHPTPAVCGMPKEVSRDFLLQQEEYSRKYYAGYLGELNCPTEAGQQNSKLFVNLRCMEIEKEHVNLYIGCGVTEDSDPTSEFVETVNKSTTMKKILF, encoded by the coding sequence ATGAGGTTATATGAGACATGGGCCCAACAAATAGTAGCGGATAAACCTTTTGTACTCTATAGAAAACCAGGTCAAGCTAAAGTTGTTGGATTATTTCAGCAGGATACAACCTTACATCAAGTAGAACATTTTACCGAATCTGGATTTATATTAGCGCCTTTTTACGAAGGCATTCGCTTTTATATACCTTTAGCTCACGCCGAGAAAATAGAAGAGGAAATAGCGGTAGAAGCCGTTGATTTTTTAACTTTCGATTTGGATTATGAAGCACAACCGGCGAAGGTGAATTTTGAGGATTTGGTTAGCCGTTGTATTGAAGCTATTAAACAAGGGCAATTTAGCAAAGTAGTGCCCGCAAGAAAAGAAAAGGTAGCTGTAGAGGTAAAGAATATTCAGGCTTTGTTTTCCAAGCTGTTAATGGCTTATCCTGAAGCTTTCTGTTCTGTTGTGTATCATCCTCAAATTGGTTTGTGGATGGGGGCAACGCCCGAAACATTAGTAGAGCTTACAGACAATAAGGTGCATACGATGGCTTTAGCAGGAACACAAGTCAATCACGGTAAAGATGAAGTGCATTGGGGAGAAAAAGAAAAAGAAGAACAGCGCTATGTCACGGCATTTATCGTTGAGAAACTAAAACCGTTGACGCAACATATTCAAGTATCAGAACCTTTTACCAAACGCGCAGCTAAAGTGATGCATATCTGTACGAGTATTGAAGCAGAATTAAAAGAAGTAGACCTGAAAACGGTAGTAGAAGCTCTGCATCCAACACCTGCTGTTTGTGGAATGCCCAAAGAGGTGAGTCGCGATTTTTTACTTCAACAAGAAGAATATTCGCGTAAGTACTATGCAGGTTATTTAGGAGAATTAAACTGTCCGACCGAAGCAGGTCAGCAAAACAGTAAATTGTTTGTTAATCTGCGCTGTATGGAAATAGAAAAAGAACACGTAAATTTATATATTGGCTGTGGTGTGACGGAAGACAGTGATCCGACGAGTGAGTTTGTCGAGACAGTAAACAAATCCACAACCATGAAAAAAATTTTATTTTAA
- a CDS encoding PaaI family thioesterase, whose amino-acid sequence MHVKRRKDFNKDEVLAMYAKVSKNTLMETLQIEYIDAGPEFLVATMPVNERVHQPAGLLHGGAMVALAESLGSGASLMLIDPAEQEIRGIEISANHVRSKRAGVVTGTARLVHRGRTLHLWEIKITDENDVLLSVCKITNIVIDKNKGV is encoded by the coding sequence ATGCATGTGAAACGAAGAAAGGATTTTAATAAAGACGAGGTATTAGCAATGTATGCGAAAGTGTCTAAAAACACATTGATGGAGACATTGCAAATTGAATATATTGATGCTGGCCCAGAATTTTTAGTGGCGACAATGCCCGTAAATGAACGCGTGCACCAACCTGCGGGTTTACTACATGGTGGGGCTATGGTGGCTTTGGCAGAAAGCCTTGGAAGTGGAGCTTCTTTAATGCTCATTGATCCAGCGGAACAAGAAATAAGAGGTATCGAAATATCGGCCAATCACGTGCGAAGTAAAAGAGCAGGTGTGGTGACGGGAACTGCGCGTTTAGTCCATCGTGGACGGACCCTACACTTATGGGAAATTAAAATCACAGATGAAAATGACGTCTTGTTATCTGTGTGTAAAATCACCAATATCGTTATTGATAAAAATAAGGGAGTATGA
- a CDS encoding L-threonylcarbamoyladenylate synthase has translation MEDIQKEVHKAFEVIKNGGIILYPTDTIWGIGCDATNSEAIKKIYQLKQRAESKSMIVLVNGDRLLHRVFNNIPEVAWEILEFSDKPTTLILDNPKIVAPELIASDNSLGMRLVKDPFCFNLIERMKTPLVSTSANLSGYPSPQNFMDIDLRIIEGVDYVVNLRQEETKPIKPSTIIKLKENAQVTIIRK, from the coding sequence ATGGAAGATATCCAAAAAGAAGTTCACAAAGCTTTCGAAGTAATTAAAAATGGCGGTATCATTTTGTATCCCACAGATACCATTTGGGGGATTGGCTGTGATGCGACAAATTCAGAAGCCATCAAAAAGATATATCAATTAAAACAGCGTGCGGAGAGTAAGAGCATGATTGTATTGGTAAATGGCGATCGCCTCTTGCATCGCGTATTTAACAATATTCCCGAAGTAGCATGGGAAATTCTTGAATTTAGCGACAAACCGACAACCTTAATTTTAGACAATCCCAAAATTGTTGCTCCGGAGCTTATCGCGTCGGATAATTCACTCGGGATGCGCCTAGTTAAAGATCCGTTTTGTTTCAATTTGATTGAGCGCATGAAGACCCCCCTTGTTTCGACATCGGCCAATCTAAGTGGTTATCCATCCCCTCAAAACTTTATGGACATCGATTTACGCATTATTGAAGGCGTTGACTATGTGGTTAACCTCAGACAAGAGGAAACCAAACCCATCAAACCTTCGACTATCATTAAATTAAAAGAAAACGCACAGGTAACGATTATACGCAAATAA
- a CDS encoding CCA tRNA nucleotidyltransferase, translating to MTQEHLTYKEALQHPIFEIITQAAMNLKVDAYVIGGFVRDFLLQRDSKKDIDIVAVGSGIALALEVSNLLPNHPKVQVFKNYGTAMLRYDDIDIEFVGARKESYHFDSRKPVVEDGTLEDDQNRRDFTINALAISLNATTYGQLIDPFNGSEDLKNKILRTPLDPDITYSDDPLRMMRAIRFATQLAFTIEEASLASITRNCERLNIISGERIVDELNKILAANVPSKGFLLLYQTGLLHLILPELIALNQVEEIEGHTHKNNFYHTLEVVDNISRNTDDVWLRWAALLHDIGKAPTKRFSKKQGWTFHGHEFLGGKMVKNIFTRLHMPLNQKMKFVQKMVMMSSRPIVLSQKEVTDSAVRRLVFDAGEHVEDLMTLCEADITTKNPNKFKKYHNNFQMVRQKIVEVEERDHVRNFQPPITGEEIMTLFNLQPCREIGTLKEAIKEAILEGVIPNEYEAAYNFMLEKATKMGLTIVNK from the coding sequence ATGACCCAAGAACACCTAACTTATAAAGAAGCACTACAACATCCCATTTTTGAGATTATTACCCAAGCGGCCATGAATTTAAAGGTAGACGCTTATGTAATAGGTGGTTTTGTACGCGATTTTTTACTGCAAAGAGATTCAAAAAAGGACATTGACATCGTTGCTGTAGGCAGCGGTATCGCCTTAGCTTTAGAAGTGTCTAACTTACTACCCAATCATCCCAAAGTACAAGTTTTTAAAAACTACGGTACAGCCATGTTGCGCTATGATGATATTGACATTGAATTTGTGGGTGCTCGAAAAGAGTCCTATCATTTTGACAGTCGCAAGCCTGTTGTAGAAGATGGCACCTTAGAAGACGATCAAAACCGAAGAGATTTTACAATTAATGCCTTGGCTATTTCGTTAAATGCAACGACTTATGGGCAACTCATTGACCCGTTTAACGGCAGTGAGGATTTAAAAAACAAAATACTTCGCACCCCTTTGGATCCCGATATCACTTATTCTGACGATCCTTTACGCATGATGCGCGCCATTCGGTTTGCCACGCAGTTAGCGTTTACCATTGAAGAAGCTTCATTAGCCTCAATCACTCGCAATTGCGAGCGCTTAAATATTATTTCTGGTGAGCGTATTGTGGATGAACTGAATAAAATATTAGCCGCTAACGTGCCTTCTAAAGGGTTCTTGTTGTTGTATCAAACTGGACTACTGCACTTAATTCTACCAGAATTGATTGCTTTAAACCAGGTAGAGGAAATTGAAGGTCATACCCATAAGAACAACTTTTATCACACCTTAGAGGTTGTAGACAATATTTCGCGCAATACAGACGATGTTTGGTTGCGTTGGGCTGCTTTGTTACACGACATTGGTAAAGCACCGACCAAGCGATTTTCGAAAAAACAAGGATGGACCTTTCACGGCCATGAGTTTTTGGGCGGTAAGATGGTAAAAAACATCTTTACTCGCCTGCATATGCCGTTAAATCAGAAGATGAAATTTGTACAAAAAATGGTGATGATGAGTTCTCGTCCTATTGTTTTATCCCAAAAGGAAGTCACTGATTCTGCAGTGCGTCGTTTGGTATTTGATGCAGGAGAACACGTCGAAGATTTGATGACGTTGTGCGAGGCAGATATTACCACCAAGAATCCGAACAAATTTAAAAAATACCACAACAACTTTCAGATGGTGCGCCAAAAGATTGTAGAAGTGGAAGAAAGAGATCACGTACGCAATTTTCAACCTCCTATTACAGGAGAGGAAATTATGACGTTATTCAACCTCCAACCTTGTCGAGAGATTGGCACGTTGAAAGAGGCAATCAAAGAGGCCATTCTAGAAGGGGTTATTCCCAATGAATACGAGGCCGCTTATAACTTTATGCTTGAAAAAGCAACTAAAATGGGACTAACAATTGTAAATAAATAA
- a CDS encoding COX15/CtaA family protein has protein sequence MKSSFLPLAKLSLVLVYLVIFAGAAVRMTGSGMGCPDWPKCFGYYIPPTDEEVLTWQPNREYKKGQMIIHDEALWKAKESFVTPASYDEAHWEKYTKHDYAKFNPQHTWTEYVNRLCGAVAGLACLALAIASFGFWKTRKKLVFASWLVVFLMGFQAWLGATVVYSVLNPLKITVHMVMALVIVGLLINIIKLAKNKTEIKKYNATFRALTVITLLLTLVQVVLGTQVREFVDEQVKAGISNEYLWLNTPTLDFYIHRSFSILVFVLNFYLFFLNKKLNLGFSKVKWVAILLVLEILTGVLMQYAHFPFGTQTAHLVLASILFGVQYYLFLEARKCYYSGKSSLD, from the coding sequence ATGAAAAGCTCTTTTTTACCTCTAGCAAAACTATCCTTGGTACTAGTATACCTGGTGATCTTTGCGGGGGCGGCAGTTCGAATGACGGGTTCCGGCATGGGATGTCCCGATTGGCCGAAGTGTTTTGGTTACTACATTCCTCCTACTGATGAAGAAGTACTAACCTGGCAACCCAATCGAGAATACAAAAAGGGACAGATGATTATTCACGATGAGGCGCTTTGGAAAGCCAAAGAATCCTTCGTCACCCCAGCAAGTTATGACGAAGCACATTGGGAAAAATACACCAAGCACGACTATGCTAAATTCAATCCTCAACACACGTGGACGGAGTACGTCAACCGACTCTGTGGGGCTGTGGCAGGACTGGCGTGTTTAGCTCTAGCCATTGCTTCTTTTGGTTTTTGGAAAACCAGAAAAAAATTGGTATTTGCCTCTTGGTTAGTCGTTTTCTTGATGGGATTCCAAGCTTGGTTAGGAGCAACTGTAGTTTACTCCGTTTTAAACCCGCTGAAGATTACCGTACACATGGTGATGGCATTAGTTATTGTTGGCTTACTGATTAATATAATCAAACTAGCTAAGAACAAAACTGAAATTAAAAAATACAACGCTACCTTTCGCGCACTAACAGTGATTACGCTATTATTAACCTTAGTACAAGTTGTATTGGGAACACAAGTACGCGAATTTGTAGACGAACAGGTAAAAGCGGGTATTAGCAACGAATATCTGTGGTTAAACACCCCTACCCTAGACTTTTACATTCACCGTAGTTTTTCGATTCTAGTATTTGTACTCAACTTTTACTTGTTCTTCTTGAACAAGAAATTGAACTTAGGTTTCTCTAAAGTAAAATGGGTGGCTATTCTGCTTGTTTTGGAAATCCTTACAGGAGTATTAATGCAGTATGCTCATTTCCCTTTTGGAACGCAAACGGCTCACTTAGTATTGGCTTCTATCCTATTTGGAGTACAATATTATCTGTTTTTAGAAGCGAGAAAATGCTATTATAGTGGCAAGAGTTCACTAGATTAA
- a CDS encoding adenylyltransferase/cytidyltransferase family protein, whose protein sequence is MTTKKIGITFSSFDLLHAGHIKMLEEAKRQCDYLIVGLQTDPTIDRPEKNKPTQTVVERYIQLKGCKFVDEIVPYTTEQDLEDILRAFHIHVRIIGDEYADKNFTGRKYCEDKEIELYYNSRDHRFSSSSLRKEVAEKENGKVIAM, encoded by the coding sequence ATGACAACAAAAAAAATTGGCATCACATTTAGTTCTTTTGATTTGCTTCACGCAGGACACATCAAGATGCTTGAAGAGGCAAAACGCCAATGTGATTATTTAATTGTAGGATTACAGACTGACCCTACTATTGACAGACCAGAGAAAAACAAACCTACTCAAACAGTAGTGGAGCGCTACATTCAACTAAAAGGTTGTAAATTTGTAGATGAAATTGTTCCCTATACAACAGAACAGGATTTAGAAGATATATTACGCGCTTTCCATATTCACGTGAGAATTATCGGAGATGAATATGCAGACAAAAACTTTACAGGTAGAAAATACTGTGAAGATAAAGAAATCGAATTATACTACAATTCAAGAGATCACCGCTTTTCAAGCAGCTCGCTGCGCAAGGAAGTAGCAGAAAAAGAAAATGGCAAAGTAATAGCGATGTAA
- a CDS encoding ABC-F family ATP-binding cassette domain-containing protein, translated as MLTVSNLSVQFGKRILFDEVNVTFTQGNCYGIIGANGAGKSTFLKILSGEFDPTSGHVILEPGKRMSVLNQNHNMFDEHTVLETVVMGNKDLFAVKKEMDELYLNYTDENADRIGELQIRFDEMNGWNAESDAATMLSNLGIAEEFHYTLMGDLDAKLKVRVLLAQALFGNPDVLIMDEPTNDLDFETIGWLEHFLANYENTVLVVSHDRHFLDAVCTHVSDIDFGKITHYSGNYTFWYESSQLAAKQRAQQNKKAEEKKAELEEFIRRFSANVAKSKQATSRKKMIDKLKLDDIKPSSRRYPAIIFDQDREAGDQILNITGLASSIEGEVLFKDVDLNVVKGDKIVVISRDSRATTAFYEIINDHLKADAGKVEWGITTSQSYLPADNHAFFENDLTLVDWLRQWAKTEEERDEVYVRGFLGKMIFSGEEALKTGRVLSGGEKVRCMLSRMMMLRANVLMLDEPTNHLDLESITAFNNSLKGFKGTVLFTTHDKEFAQTVGTRILELTPNGVIDRYMTFEDYLDDPKVKELRSKMYK; from the coding sequence ATGTTAACAGTTTCAAATCTGTCAGTTCAGTTCGGTAAGCGAATTTTATTTGATGAAGTAAATGTAACCTTTACGCAGGGTAACTGCTATGGAATTATCGGTGCAAATGGTGCGGGTAAATCAACGTTTTTGAAAATTTTATCTGGTGAATTTGATCCAACTTCTGGACATGTTATTTTAGAACCGGGCAAACGTATGTCTGTATTAAATCAGAACCACAATATGTTTGATGAACACACGGTGTTAGAAACTGTGGTAATGGGGAATAAAGACCTATTTGCGGTAAAGAAAGAAATGGACGAACTGTATTTAAACTATACAGATGAGAATGCTGACCGTATTGGGGAGCTTCAAATTCGCTTTGATGAAATGAATGGATGGAATGCAGAGTCTGATGCAGCAACAATGTTGTCCAATTTAGGTATTGCTGAAGAGTTTCACTATACATTAATGGGTGACTTAGATGCTAAACTTAAAGTCCGCGTATTATTAGCACAAGCTTTGTTTGGTAATCCAGATGTATTGATTATGGATGAGCCAACCAACGATTTGGACTTTGAAACCATCGGTTGGTTAGAGCATTTCTTAGCAAACTATGAGAATACAGTATTAGTAGTATCCCATGACCGTCACTTTCTTGATGCAGTATGTACGCACGTGTCAGATATTGATTTCGGAAAAATTACCCACTATTCAGGTAACTATACCTTCTGGTATGAGTCGAGTCAATTAGCGGCTAAACAAAGAGCACAGCAAAATAAGAAAGCTGAGGAGAAAAAAGCAGAATTAGAAGAGTTTATCCGTCGTTTTAGTGCGAACGTTGCTAAGTCTAAACAAGCAACATCTCGTAAAAAGATGATTGATAAATTGAAATTAGACGATATTAAACCTTCTTCTCGTCGTTATCCAGCGATTATTTTTGATCAAGATCGCGAGGCAGGAGACCAGATTTTGAACATTACAGGATTGGCAAGTTCAATTGAAGGTGAAGTTTTATTTAAAGATGTAGATTTAAACGTAGTTAAAGGGGATAAAATTGTCGTAATCTCTCGTGATTCACGTGCAACAACCGCTTTTTACGAAATCATCAATGACCATCTAAAAGCAGATGCAGGTAAAGTAGAATGGGGAATTACAACTTCTCAATCGTACCTACCAGCAGATAACCACGCCTTTTTTGAAAACGACTTAACGCTTGTCGATTGGTTGCGTCAGTGGGCAAAAACGGAAGAAGAGAGAGATGAAGTATATGTACGTGGATTCTTAGGAAAGATGATCTTCTCTGGTGAAGAGGCCTTGAAAACAGGACGCGTATTGTCAGGAGGGGAGAAAGTACGTTGTATGTTGTCTCGCATGATGATGCTAAGAGCCAATGTGTTGATGCTTGATGAACCAACCAACCACTTGGATTTAGAGTCGATTACTGCTTTTAATAACTCGTTGAAAGGGTTTAAGGGAACAGTTTTATTCACGACCCACGATAAGGAGTTTGCTCAAACCGTTGGAACGCGTATTTTGGAATTAACGCCAAATGGAGTAATTGATCGTTACATGACGTTTGAAGACTATTTGGATGATCCAAAAGTGAAAGAACTAAGAAGCAAAATGTATAAATAG